A section of the Pleuronectes platessa chromosome 7, fPlePla1.1, whole genome shotgun sequence genome encodes:
- the malt3 gene encoding mucosa-associated lymphoid tissue lymphoma translocation protein 1, protein MIKELHIGRQPLSVCVPVNHKVTLSVRAEGSGLLSYQWFTDDDQEVPGGTQPDLTINAIKTQRYVCRANDYYCNCVFSKWVKVKVWDIDKSGLPAHWQGELHIAVNPKPQTIRPDRKLTLSCVAFGIPAPEYQWYRNGLPLLNMTGDTLQIDCATAAHAGSYLCSLSNKLQEIWTRAVDVDVVCAEQNTIEGLIRVSALLFVLATDKVALLIGNLNYSNHPSLMAPIMDVHELSNLLQQLGFRVVSLLDLTREEMLAAIEKFIQLLDTGVYGLFYYAGHGYECSGRNYLVPVDAPQPYQPENCVCVQRVMFQMQQKQTALSVILLDTCRKWYNQDRIPSVIMPQKPVGNTVYGYGTCEDAEAFEVQEGVKSTGIFTKYLNKHILQSDKVTHVLEKVSEDLGRDPLVTGKQAVEIKHTLKEPLSLADPVCSAGHTKELHLRDVCWRQANELPRKKRLRFLCGVEVEVGFSALFSNVLVAFATVKTVGPRTHDCTVALSSIPPLEDIFSGPGRSEEMDSLLFNNSNNPDCSVRICALQKLKESLIIKVDLHYTHTVSKLRQTECQHVDTGRPLVASCKLYRGGSHAATPKKHEGASAQSGGRVSGSKATVAGPRRPFTRKAECAAKVAATRSNEPEENDENELCDFSPP, encoded by the exons ATGATCAAAG agctTCACATAGGGCGCcaacctctgtctgtgtgtgtccctgtgaaccaCAAGGTGACTCTGAGTGTCCGAGCTGAGGGCTCCGGTCTCCTCAGCTACCAGTGGTTCACTGACGATGACCAGGAG gTGCCAGGCGGGACTCAACCAGACCTGACAATCAACGCTATAAAAACACAGCGCTACGTGTGCAGAGCGAACGACTACTACTGTAACTGCGTGTTCAGCAAATGGGTGAAAGTGAAGGTGTGGGACATTGATAAATCAG GTTTACCAGCGCACTGGCAGGGCGAGCTGCACATTGCGGTCAACCCAAAACCCCAGACCATCCGACCAGATAGAAAACTCACCCTCAGCTGCGTTGCCTTTGGCATTCCTGCTCCGGAGTACCAGTGGTACAGAAATGGTCTGCCCCTGCTCAATATGACCGGAGACACGCTGCAG ATTGACTGTGCAACCGCTGCACATGCCGGATCCTACCTGTGCTCGTTGTCTAACAAGCTGCAGGAGATATGGACGAGAGCAGTCGACGTTGATGTTG TGTGTGCTGAACAAAACACGATCGAGGGACTCATTCGGGTTTCTGCTTTGCTCTTTGTTTTAGCCACAGACAAAGTTGCCCTACTTATTGGCAACCTGAATTACTCCAACCACCCCAGCTTGATGGCCCCCATCATGGACGTGCACGAGCTGTCcaacctcctgcagcagctcggctTTCGAGTGGTTTCCCTGCTCGACCTCACCAGGGAGGAGATGCTAGCAGCCATTGAAAAGTTCATCCAGCTGCTTGACACAGGAGTTTATG GCCTTTTCTACTATGCGGGTCACGGCTATGAGTGCTCTGGGAGGAATTACTTGGTCCCTGTCGATGCTCCACAGCCATACCAAcctgaaaactgtgtgtgtgtgcagagggtCATGTTCCAAATGCAGCAGAAACAGACGGCACTGAGCGTGATCCTCCTGGATACCTGCAGAAAGTG GTACAACCAGGATCGCATACCTTCTGTCATCATGCCACAGAAACCCGTTGGGAATACAGTGTATGGTTACGGCAC ATGTGAAGATGCTGAGGCTTTTGAGGTGCAGGAAGGAGTGAAAAGCACTGGAATCTTCACTAAGTACTTGAACAAGCACATCCTGCAGTCCGACAAGGTCACACACGTCTTAGAGAAGGTGTCTGAgg ATCTGGGCAGGGACCCTTTAGTTACAGGTAAGCAGGCGGTGGAGATCAAGCACACCCTGAAGGAACCCCTATCCCTCGCAGATCCAGTTTGCAGCGCTGGCCACACAAAGGAACTCCACCTGCGAGATGTCTGCTGGAGACAAGCCAATG AGCTACCACGGAAGAAGCGGCTGAGGTTTCTCTGCGGAGTGGAAGTGGAAGTTGGCTTCTCAGCTTTGTTCTCTAACGTCTTGGTGGCGTTTGCCACAGTGAAGACTGTCGGCCCCCGAACGCACGACTGCACCGTGGCTCTGAGCAGTATACCT CCTTTGGAAGACATATTTTCGGGCCCTGGCCGGTCGGAGGAGATGGACTCTCTACTTTTTAACAACTCCAATAATCCGGACTGCTCTGTGAGGATCTGCGCACTTCAGAAGCTGAAG GAGTCGCTGATCATCAAGGTGGATCTACACTATACCCACACGGTCAGTAAGCTGCGTCAGACGGAGTGCCAACACGTGGACACGGGAAGACCTCTGGTTGCGTCCTGCAAATTATACAGAGGGGGGAGTCACGCAGCGACGCCCAAGAAACATGAAGGGGCCTCAGCTCAAAGTGGGGGCAGAGTGTCAGGCAGCAAGGCGACTGTGGCTGGTCCACGTCGGCCTTTCACAAGGAAGGCAGAGTGTGCCGCTAAAGTCGCAGCGACACGTAGCAACGAGCCCGAAGAGAACGATGAGAATGAACTTTGCGACTTCTCTCCTCCATAA